One Drosophila virilis strain 15010-1051.87 chromosome 5, Dvir_AGI_RSII-ME, whole genome shotgun sequence DNA window includes the following coding sequences:
- the LOC6626658 gene encoding probable isocitrate dehydrogenase [NAD] subunit alpha, mitochondrial, translating to MNTIRNFRYKRINLSQCLRFCSKKGCEESKRCADLKASSICSQEGTKGTDEKKKELKKVTLLEGDGVGCELIGSMKRVCEAAKVPIEWDTIDTYKTPDSNKVNPGLLESLKCNKVGIKGPIGSGQHLKQLRKAFDLYAYVAFCRSIEGQKTPYGTLDCVVIRDVMEGEYSGIEHSVVPGILQSIKVSTAAGADRISRFVFKFALKNERKKITVAHKANIMQLTDGNFLKSMRNEASNHLEQIKFEERYMDTACLNLVMKPELIDVLVSSSMYGDVLVMMASSIMGGKGLCPGYYVSKNGLLFDTLVKTNLEMAGKDVINPTGMLLSTALMLRHLKLDSQADKIQCAVQQVYKDTDIRTKDTGGKAKCSEFTNAVCEFISKMDG from the coding sequence atgaacaCCATACGAAATTTTCGTTACAAGAGGATTAATTTAAGTCAATGTCTTCGTTTCTGCAGCAAAAAGGGCTGCGAAGAGTCCAAGAGATGTGCCGATCTGAAGGCAAGTAGCATCTGCAGCCAGGAAGGCACAAAGGGCACAGATGAGAAGAAGAAAGAACTGAAGAAGGTCACGCTGCTGGAGGGCGATGGTGTGGGCTGTGAGCTGATCGGGTCAATGAAACGGGTCTGCGAAGCCGCCAAGGTGCCGATCGAATGGGATACCATTGATACCTACAAGACGCCCGACAGCAATAAGGTTAACCCTGGTCTGCTGGAGTCGCTGAAATGCAACAAGGTGGGCATCAAGGGACCCATCGGCAGCGGACAACATCTAAAGCAGCTGCGCAAGGCGTTCGACCTTTACGCCTATGTGGCCTTCTGTCGCAGCATAGAGGGTCAAAAGACGCCATATGGCACGCTCGACTGTGTCGTCATACGCGATGTGATGGAGGGCGAATACTCCGGCATTGAGCACAGTGTCGTACCGGGCATCCTACAATCCATTAAGGTGAGCACGGCGGCGGGCGCCGATCGTATTTCTCGCTTTGTGTTCAAGTTTGCCCTGAAGAATGAGCGTAAAAAGATCACAGTAGCGCACAAGGCCAACATAATGCAGCTAACTGATGGCAACTTTTTGAAGTCCATGCGCAACGAAGCCAGCAATCACTTGGAACAAATAAAGTTTGAGGAGCGATATATGGACACAGCTTGCTTGAATCTAGTTATGAAGCCTGAACTGATTGATGTACTCGTCTCCTCCAGCATGTATGGCGATGTTCTTGTCATGATGGCGTCCAGTATAATGGGCGGTAAGGGACTGTGCCCCGGCTATTATGTGAGCAAAAATGGTCTCCTCTTCGATACGCTCGTTAAAACCAATTTGGAAATGGCCGGCAAGGATGTAATAAATCCCACCGGAATGCTGCTCTCAACGGCGCTCATGCTTAGACATTTGAAATTGGACTCGCAGGCCGATAAGATACAGTGTGCTGTTCAGCAGGTCTACAAGGATACCGACATTCGGACCAAAGATACTGGCGGCAAAGCCAAGTGCTCGGAGTTTACTAATGCCGTTTGCGAGTTTATTTCTAAGATGGATGGATAG